A window of Pomacea canaliculata isolate SZHN2017 linkage group LG3, ASM307304v1, whole genome shotgun sequence contains these coding sequences:
- the LOC112560446 gene encoding metalloproteinase inhibitor 3-like, which translates to MKTLLLLALLGGCCTLGHACSCFADTSADDYCTFDLIFLGTAFSEYKQRKRPIDPKDPWSVLDINAEWVYTFQVDKILWAKESPKAPKTVTIRTPVEDSMCGFQFALHKKFIVFARLYDGAYTTGLCDHNALWCDVDKGQKQKYSSLFPNYCAQYSKKN; encoded by the exons ATGAAAACTCTGTTGCTTCTCGCTCTGCTTGGCGGCTGCTGCACTTTAGGCCATGCATGCAGCTGCTTCGCCGACACCTCAGCAGACGATTACTGCACCTTTGACCTGA TTTTTCTCGGGACTGCATTTTCCGAGTATAAGCAGAGAAAAAGACCAATCGACCCTAAGGATCCGTGGTCGGTCTTGGACATCAATGCTGAGTGGGTGTACACGTTCCAAGTAGACAAGATCTTATGG GCTAAGGAATCACCCAAAGCACCGAAAACAGTCACAATTAGAACTCCAGTCGAAGATTCCATGTGTGGCTTTCAATTTGCACTGCATAAAAAATTCATAGTTTTTG CTCGCCTGTACGATGGGGCCTACACAACCGGCCTTTGTGACCACAATGCACTCTGGTGCGACGTGGACAAAGGCCAAAAGCAGAAGTACTCAAGTCTCTTCCCAAACTACTGCGCACAATACAGCAAAAAGAACTGA